The following are encoded in a window of Streptomyces sp. 11x1 genomic DNA:
- a CDS encoding exodeoxyribonuclease III — MRIATWNVNSITARLPRLLAWLESSGTDVLCLQEAKIAEDGFPLDALREAGYEAAVHATGRWNGVAVISRVGIEDVVKGLPGDPGYDGSVEPRAISATCGPVRVWSVYVPNGREVDHPHYAYKLQWFEALKAAVAGDAAGSRPFAVMGDYNVAPTDDDVYDVAAFEGLTHVTPAERAALASLREAGLTDVVPRPLKYEHPFTYWDYRQLCFPKNRGMRIDLVYGNEPFAKAVTDAYVDREERKGKGASDHAPVVVDLEV, encoded by the coding sequence ATGCGCATCGCGACCTGGAACGTGAACTCGATCACCGCCCGCCTCCCGAGGCTCCTCGCCTGGCTGGAGAGCAGCGGCACGGACGTGCTCTGCCTCCAGGAGGCCAAGATCGCGGAGGACGGCTTCCCGCTGGACGCCTTGCGCGAGGCGGGCTACGAGGCCGCCGTGCACGCGACGGGGCGGTGGAACGGCGTGGCGGTGATCTCCCGCGTCGGCATCGAGGACGTCGTCAAAGGCCTGCCCGGTGATCCCGGCTACGACGGCTCCGTGGAGCCCCGCGCGATCTCGGCGACCTGCGGCCCGGTCCGCGTCTGGTCGGTGTACGTGCCGAACGGCCGCGAGGTCGACCACCCGCACTACGCGTACAAGCTCCAGTGGTTCGAGGCCCTCAAGGCCGCCGTCGCCGGTGACGCGGCCGGCAGCCGCCCCTTCGCCGTCATGGGCGACTACAACGTGGCGCCGACGGACGACGACGTGTACGACGTCGCCGCGTTCGAGGGCCTCACCCACGTCACCCCCGCCGAGCGCGCCGCACTGGCCTCCCTGCGCGAGGCGGGCCTGACCGACGTCGTCCCCCGGCCCCTCAAGTACGAGCACCCCTTCACGTACTGGGACTACCGCCAGCTCTGCTTCCCGAAGAACCGTGGCATGCGCATCGACCTCGTCTACGGCAACGAGCCGTTCGCCAAGGCGGTCACCGACGCGTACGTGGACCGGGAGGAGCGCAAGGGCAAGGGCGCCTCGGACCACGCGCCGGTCGTGGTGGACCTGGAGGTCTGA
- a CDS encoding amino acid ABC transporter ATP-binding protein, which produces MAVDPLIEMHDVNKYFGELHVLQDIGLTVGKGEVVVVIGPSGSGKSTLCRAINRLEPIRSGTIRIDGQPLPSEGKALAALRADVGMVFQSFNLFAHKTVLQNVSLGQVKVRKRKKEEADRRSRELLDRVGLADQAPKYPAQLSGGQQQRVAIARALAMDPKVILFDEPTSALDPEMINEVLEVMQQLAREGMTMVVVTHEMGFARSAANRVVFMADGRIVEDRSPDVFFTNPESDRAKDFLSKILKH; this is translated from the coding sequence ATGGCGGTCGATCCGCTGATCGAGATGCACGACGTGAACAAGTACTTCGGCGAGCTGCATGTCCTCCAGGACATCGGCCTCACCGTCGGCAAGGGGGAGGTGGTCGTGGTCATCGGCCCCTCGGGGTCGGGGAAATCGACGCTGTGCAGGGCCATCAACCGGCTGGAGCCCATCCGTTCCGGCACGATCCGGATCGACGGGCAGCCGCTGCCGAGCGAGGGCAAGGCCCTGGCGGCTCTCCGCGCGGACGTGGGCATGGTCTTCCAGTCCTTCAACCTCTTCGCGCACAAGACGGTCCTGCAGAATGTGTCGCTCGGTCAGGTCAAGGTGCGCAAACGGAAGAAGGAGGAGGCGGACCGGCGCTCCCGCGAACTCCTGGACCGGGTCGGTCTCGCCGACCAGGCGCCGAAGTACCCGGCCCAGCTCTCCGGCGGCCAGCAGCAGCGGGTCGCCATCGCCCGCGCCCTCGCCATGGACCCCAAGGTCATCCTGTTCGACGAGCCCACCTCGGCCCTCGATCCGGAGATGATCAACGAAGTCCTCGAAGTGATGCAGCAGTTGGCGCGTGAGGGCATGACCATGGTCGTCGTCACCCATGAGATGGGTTTCGCCCGCTCGGCCGCCAACCGGGTGGTCTTCATGGCGGACGGCCGCATCGTCGAGGACCGCTCTCCGGACGTTTTCTTCACGAACCCGGAGAGCGACCGCGCCAAGGACTTTCTCTCCAAGATCCTCAAGCACTGA
- the ggt gene encoding gamma-glutamyltransferase, which yields MRLRRSVARKLAVLAATSAVMSVGAAPPTSAATNTPSKSPVAVGYGGAVSSVDPDASAAGIEVLRKGGNAVDAAIATAAALGVTEPYSAGIGGGGYFVYYDAESRTVHTVDGRETAPLSAGEDLFLENGQPIPFAEAVTSGLSVGTPGTPATWGTALKSWGSKPLGKLLKPAERLARDGFVVDETFRAQTASNEARFRNFPATVDLYLPGGSLPVVGSTLKNPDLARTYAELGRKGVGALYRGDLAQDIVDTVNKPPVDPASGYNARPGDLTRADLAQYRTKRQAPTKTSYRGLGVYGMAPSSSGGTTVAEALNILERTDLSKANDVQYLHRYIEASRIAFADRGRWVGDPAFEDVPTRELLSQRFADSRECLIKDDAVLTSPVAPGDPRNPAPCATGGTAAPTTYEGDSTTHLTVADKWGNVVSYTLTIEQTGGSGITVPGRGFLLNNELTDFSFTPANPAVHDPNLPGPGKRPRSSMSPTIVLDRHGKPVVALGSPGGATIITTVLQTLTGFLDRGVPLVDAIAAPRASQRNQTTTELEPGLWNSPLKTELEAIGHGFRQNPEIGAATAVQRLPNGKWLAAAETVRRGGGAAMVVHPVR from the coding sequence ATGCGTCTGCGTCGCTCTGTCGCGCGGAAACTGGCTGTACTGGCGGCGACGTCCGCCGTGATGTCGGTGGGGGCGGCCCCGCCGACCTCAGCGGCGACGAACACCCCCTCGAAGAGCCCGGTCGCCGTCGGCTACGGCGGCGCCGTCTCCAGCGTCGACCCGGACGCCTCCGCCGCAGGCATCGAGGTGCTCCGCAAGGGCGGCAACGCGGTGGACGCCGCGATCGCCACGGCCGCCGCCCTCGGCGTCACCGAGCCCTACTCGGCGGGCATCGGCGGAGGCGGCTACTTCGTCTACTACGACGCCGAGTCCCGCACGGTGCACACCGTCGACGGCCGCGAGACCGCGCCGCTCAGCGCCGGCGAGGACCTCTTCCTGGAGAACGGGCAGCCGATCCCGTTCGCCGAGGCCGTCACCAGCGGGCTGAGCGTCGGCACCCCCGGCACCCCCGCCACCTGGGGGACCGCGCTGAAGAGCTGGGGCAGCAAGCCCCTCGGCAAGCTGCTCAAGCCCGCCGAGAGACTCGCCCGCGACGGGTTCGTGGTCGACGAGACCTTCCGCGCCCAGACCGCCTCCAACGAGGCCCGGTTCCGCAACTTCCCGGCCACGGTCGACCTCTACCTCCCCGGCGGCAGTCTCCCGGTGGTCGGCTCGACCCTCAAGAACCCCGATCTGGCCCGCACCTACGCCGAGTTGGGCCGCAAGGGCGTCGGCGCGCTCTACCGGGGCGACCTCGCCCAGGACATCGTCGACACGGTCAACAAGCCGCCCGTGGACCCGGCTTCGGGCTACAACGCCCGCCCCGGCGACCTGACGAGGGCCGACCTCGCCCAGTACCGCACCAAGCGCCAGGCCCCCACGAAGACGTCGTACCGCGGCCTCGGCGTGTACGGCATGGCGCCCTCCTCCTCCGGCGGCACGACGGTCGCCGAGGCGCTCAACATCCTGGAGCGGACCGACCTCTCCAAGGCGAACGACGTCCAGTACCTGCACCGTTACATCGAGGCGAGCCGGATCGCGTTCGCCGACCGGGGCCGCTGGGTCGGCGACCCCGCCTTCGAGGACGTACCGACGAGGGAACTGCTCTCGCAGCGGTTCGCCGACTCCCGCGAGTGCCTGATCAAGGACGACGCGGTGCTCACCAGCCCCGTCGCCCCGGGCGACCCGCGCAACCCGGCGCCCTGCGCGACCGGCGGCACGGCCGCGCCGACGACGTACGAGGGCGACAGCACGACTCATCTCACGGTCGCCGACAAGTGGGGCAACGTCGTCTCCTACACCCTGACCATCGAGCAGACCGGCGGCAGCGGCATCACCGTCCCGGGCCGGGGCTTCCTGCTCAACAACGAGCTGACGGACTTCTCCTTCACCCCGGCGAACCCCGCCGTGCACGACCCCAACCTGCCGGGACCGGGCAAGCGGCCTCGTTCATCGATGTCACCGACGATCGTGCTCGACCGGCATGGCAAGCCCGTGGTGGCGCTCGGCTCGCCCGGCGGCGCGACCATCATCACGACCGTGCTGCAGACCCTGACCGGCTTCCTCGACCGGGGGGTGCCGCTGGTCGACGCGATCGCCGCGCCGCGCGCCAGCCAGCGCAACCAGACCACCACCGAACTCGAACCGGGCCTGTGGAACAGCCCGTTGAAGACCGAACTCGAAGCCATCGGGCACGGCTTCCGGCAGAACCCGGAGATCGGCGCGGCCACCGCCGTCCAGCGTCTGCCGAACGGCAAGTGGCTGGCCGCCGCGGAGACCGTACGGCGCGGCGGCGGCGCGGCGATGGTCGTGCACCCCGTCAGGTAG
- a CDS encoding SGNH/GDSL hydrolase family protein, with the protein MRRRVWRTVVVLALLAAVAPVATAEAAAGPEAEPAPLEHLFDNRAVSDDARPAEADFDGSGRSLSATDLTSAGWTPGRTLTVQGARLTWPRRAAGEPDNVRAAGQAVRVRGRGDALAFLVAATGGGAATGVGTVRYRDGARSPYRLTAPDWRTGPLATKAVALPHVNSPGGQLAEKARLYVVTVPLVRGREVSSVSLPRVPDLHVFALSVRPDTAAWTGGWAASTSGYPAVGPWTDRTLRLVVHTSAGGHRVRIRLDNTFASAPVRVGGATVAVRATGASARSKPVALSFQGAAGTEIPAGAQALSDPLGFEVPPDTDLLVSFHLPGTVTAAPVHRLARQTSYVSEPGNHAGDASATAYTSTISSWPLLTGVDVGGGPGSVVLLGDSITDGEATTVDANRRWPDVLARRLLSQDEVPRYGVLNQGISANRVVTDRYPGDGVSTDTGGVSALHRLDRDVLAQTSARTVVVFQGVNDVRWGATAGEVVAGLREIAARGRERGLRVLVATVAPCEGEARCTAAADAQRVAVNEWIRGGEAGEAFDGVLDFDEVLRDPARPARLLPAYDTGDHLHPNEAGLAALAESVDLDLL; encoded by the coding sequence GTGCGCCGACGCGTCTGGAGAACGGTCGTCGTCCTGGCACTCCTGGCGGCGGTCGCACCCGTCGCCACCGCCGAAGCCGCCGCCGGCCCGGAGGCCGAACCGGCCCCGCTGGAACACCTCTTCGACAACAGGGCGGTCAGCGACGACGCGCGGCCCGCAGAGGCCGACTTCGACGGCTCCGGCCGTTCCCTCTCCGCCACCGACCTGACGTCCGCCGGATGGACGCCGGGGCGCACGCTGACCGTTCAGGGCGCGCGCCTGACCTGGCCGCGCCGCGCGGCGGGCGAGCCCGACAACGTGCGCGCCGCGGGCCAGGCCGTGCGCGTACGGGGCCGGGGCGACGCCCTCGCCTTCCTGGTGGCCGCCACGGGTGGTGGCGCCGCGACGGGCGTCGGCACCGTCCGCTACCGGGACGGGGCCCGCTCCCCGTACCGGCTGACCGCCCCCGACTGGCGCACCGGACCGCTCGCCACCAAGGCCGTCGCCCTCCCCCATGTGAACTCCCCCGGTGGTCAACTCGCCGAGAAGGCACGGCTGTACGTCGTCACCGTGCCGCTCGTACGGGGCCGCGAGGTCTCCTCGGTGTCCCTCCCGCGCGTCCCCGACCTGCATGTGTTCGCCCTCTCGGTCCGCCCCGACACCGCTGCCTGGACCGGCGGTTGGGCCGCTTCCACGTCCGGCTACCCGGCCGTCGGCCCCTGGACGGACCGGACCCTGCGGCTGGTCGTCCACACCTCGGCGGGCGGGCACCGGGTGCGGATCCGGCTCGACAACACCTTCGCCTCGGCGCCGGTACGGGTGGGCGGCGCGACGGTGGCGGTGCGGGCGACGGGCGCGAGCGCCCGGAGCAAGCCGGTGGCCCTGTCCTTCCAGGGTGCGGCCGGCACCGAGATCCCGGCCGGTGCGCAGGCGCTCAGCGATCCGCTGGGCTTCGAGGTGCCGCCGGACACCGACCTGCTGGTGAGCTTCCACCTGCCCGGCACCGTGACGGCCGCCCCCGTGCACCGGCTCGCCCGGCAGACGTCGTACGTCAGCGAGCCCGGGAACCACGCGGGGGACGCGTCGGCCACGGCGTACACCTCCACGATCTCGTCCTGGCCGCTGCTGACCGGCGTGGACGTGGGTGGCGGACCGGGCTCCGTCGTACTCCTCGGGGACTCGATCACGGACGGGGAGGCCACGACGGTCGACGCGAACCGGCGGTGGCCGGACGTCCTGGCCCGGCGGCTGCTGAGCCAGGACGAGGTCCCGCGCTACGGCGTCCTCAACCAGGGGATCTCGGCGAACCGGGTGGTCACCGACCGCTACCCCGGTGACGGTGTCTCCACCGACACGGGCGGCGTCAGTGCCCTGCACCGCCTCGACCGCGATGTCCTCGCCCAGACCTCCGCCCGTACCGTCGTCGTCTTCCAGGGCGTCAACGACGTCCGCTGGGGTGCCACGGCGGGCGAGGTCGTCGCCGGGCTGCGGGAGATCGCGGCCCGGGGCCGCGAGCGGGGTCTGCGCGTGCTCGTGGCGACCGTGGCGCCCTGCGAGGGCGAGGCACGCTGCACGGCCGCCGCCGACGCCCAGCGGGTCGCGGTGAACGAGTGGATCCGGGGCGGCGAGGCGGGCGAGGCGTTCGACGGGGTCCTCGACTTCGACGAGGTGCTGCGCGACCCGGCTCGTCCGGCCCGGCTGCTCCCCGCGTACGACACCGGGGACCATCTGCACCCCAACGAGGCGGGCCTCGCGGCGCTCGCCGAGTCGGTGGACCTCGACCTGCTGTGA
- a CDS encoding alpha/beta fold hydrolase, which produces MRHPHGTTSRTTRALRTSAVGAVSATLVAGTALGLAPAAQAASGATATPTTRFVDIEGDGGTVLKANVVAPADASRTYPLLVLPTSWGLPQVEYLAQARKLADAGYVVVSYNVRGFWESSGYIEVAGPPDTADASKVIDWALANTPADAAHIGMAGLSYGAGISLLAAAHDKRVKAVAALSGWSDLIDSIYGGRTQHLQASALLDGAGRITGRQSPELQQIFADFYASNLAKEGDMITWGKKRSPRTYVDQLNTHGTAVMLANAWGDSIFPPNQYADFYEKLTGPKRLELRPGDHATTEMTGLFGLPNDVWTDTRRWFDRYLKGTANGIDREQPVRLKSRTGGAFEGYPDWKSVTATRKKITLANSTTIRANVDSGANGGVVFLSSILDQVAQLPPVASIPLLPRRWAAVWQSEKYPTSQAVRGTAKLHTTVTATKESGTLVAYLYDVGPLGLGKLVSHAPYTFHGETPGKPFGVDLELLSTAYDVPAGHRLALVVDTVDPLYIEHNPTGAQLTFSSPPNDPSYVSIPLREQ; this is translated from the coding sequence GTGAGACACCCGCACGGCACCACATCGCGTACGACCAGGGCGCTGCGGACGAGCGCCGTGGGGGCCGTCTCGGCCACCCTGGTCGCCGGTACGGCCCTCGGTCTCGCCCCCGCCGCCCAGGCCGCGTCCGGCGCCACCGCCACGCCCACCACCCGCTTCGTCGACATCGAGGGCGACGGCGGGACCGTCCTCAAGGCCAATGTCGTCGCCCCGGCGGACGCCTCCCGCACGTACCCGCTCCTGGTGCTGCCCACGAGCTGGGGCCTGCCCCAGGTCGAATACCTGGCCCAGGCCCGCAAGCTGGCCGACGCGGGGTACGTCGTGGTCAGTTACAACGTGCGCGGCTTCTGGGAGTCCAGCGGATACATAGAGGTCGCCGGGCCACCCGACACAGCCGACGCCTCCAAGGTGATCGACTGGGCGCTCGCCAACACCCCGGCCGACGCGGCGCACATCGGCATGGCGGGGCTGTCGTACGGGGCGGGCATCAGTCTCCTCGCCGCCGCGCACGACAAACGCGTCAAGGCGGTCGCCGCGCTGAGCGGCTGGTCGGACCTGATCGACTCGATCTACGGCGGACGCACCCAGCACCTCCAGGCCTCCGCCCTGCTCGACGGCGCCGGACGGATCACCGGCCGGCAGAGCCCCGAACTCCAGCAGATCTTCGCGGACTTCTACGCCTCCAACCTCGCCAAGGAAGGGGACATGATCACCTGGGGGAAGAAACGTTCCCCCAGGACCTATGTGGACCAGCTCAACACCCACGGCACGGCCGTCATGCTCGCCAATGCCTGGGGCGACTCGATCTTCCCGCCCAACCAGTACGCCGACTTCTACGAGAAGCTCACCGGCCCGAAGCGGCTGGAGTTGCGGCCGGGCGACCACGCCACCACCGAGATGACCGGTCTGTTCGGCCTCCCCAACGACGTGTGGACGGACACCCGGCGCTGGTTCGACCGCTACCTGAAGGGGACCGCCAACGGCATCGACCGCGAGCAGCCCGTCCGGCTCAAGTCCCGTACGGGCGGCGCCTTCGAGGGCTACCCGGACTGGAAGTCGGTCACCGCCACCCGCAAGAAGATCACTCTGGCGAACTCCACCACGATCCGCGCGAACGTCGACTCGGGCGCGAACGGCGGGGTGGTCTTCCTCTCCAGCATCCTGGACCAGGTGGCCCAACTCCCGCCTGTGGCATCGATACCGCTGCTGCCGCGCCGCTGGGCGGCCGTGTGGCAGTCGGAGAAGTACCCGACCTCGCAGGCCGTGCGCGGCACCGCGAAGCTGCACACCACGGTGACGGCCACCAAGGAGAGCGGCACCCTCGTCGCATACCTCTACGACGTGGGCCCGCTCGGCCTCGGCAAGCTGGTCAGCCACGCGCCGTACACCTTCCACGGCGAGACGCCCGGCAAGCCGTTCGGCGTGGACCTGGAGTTGCTCTCCACGGCCTACGACGTTCCGGCGGGCCACCGTCTCGCCCTGGTCGTCGACACGGTCGACCCGCTCTACATCGAGCACAACCCGACCGGCGCGCAGCTGACCTTCTCCTCGCCGCCGAACGACCCGTCGTACGTGTCGATCCCGCTGCGCGAGCAGTGA
- a CDS encoding MBL fold metallo-hydrolase: MKLTKKSHACVRLEKDGRTLVIDPGGFSEEDAALGADAVLVTHEHPDHFDEGRLRAALEGNPAAEIWTLRSVAEKISAAFPGRVHTVGHGDTFTAAGFDVQVHGELHAVIHPDIPRITNVGYLVDGGRVFHPGDALTVPGRPVETLMLPVMAPWSKISEVIDYVREVGPQRAYDIHDALLTDLARPIYDRQIGALGGAEHLRLAPGASADV, encoded by the coding sequence ATGAAGCTCACGAAGAAGTCGCACGCCTGCGTCCGGCTGGAGAAGGACGGACGCACGCTCGTCATCGACCCGGGAGGGTTCAGCGAGGAGGACGCCGCCCTCGGCGCGGACGCCGTGCTGGTCACCCACGAGCACCCGGACCACTTCGACGAGGGACGGCTGCGGGCGGCCCTGGAGGGCAACCCGGCCGCCGAGATCTGGACCCTGCGCTCGGTCGCCGAGAAGATCTCCGCCGCCTTCCCGGGCCGGGTGCACACCGTCGGCCACGGCGACACGTTCACCGCCGCCGGCTTCGACGTGCAGGTCCACGGCGAGCTGCACGCGGTGATCCACCCGGACATCCCGCGCATCACCAACGTCGGCTACCTCGTCGACGGCGGCCGCGTCTTCCACCCCGGCGACGCCCTCACCGTCCCCGGCCGGCCCGTCGAGACGCTGATGCTCCCCGTGATGGCCCCCTGGAGCAAGATCTCCGAGGTCATCGACTACGTCCGCGAGGTCGGGCCGCAGCGGGCGTACGACATCCACGACGCCCTCCTCACCGACCTCGCCCGCCCCATCTACGACCGCCAGATCGGCGCCCTGGGCGGCGCGGAACACCTCCGGCTCGCGCCCGGGGCCTCGGCGGACGTGTAG
- a CDS encoding ATP-dependent Clp protease ATP-binding subunit, which yields MNSGFPGPEGYGPDPFTEFFARFFGGPRPQRIEIGRLMSGQARQLVADAAAYAARHGSTDLDTQHLLRAALSAEPTRSLVARAGADPDALAGAIDERSGPERHKPGQGPAPASLALTPAVKRALLDAHELARVTGSGHLGPEHVLSALAANPDSAAGHILGAAHLSAGALPPDAADPSAPTPPVGIPLPGFPRSDLPRRSGSATPTLDKYGRDLTDLALQGRIDPVIGREAEIEQTVEVLSRRGKNNPVLIGEAGVGKTAIVEGLAQRIADGDVPDVLAGRRVVALDLSGVVAGTRYRGDFEERLTDIVDEIRAHSAELVVFIDELHTVVGAGSGEGSALDAGDILKPALARGELNIVGATTLEEYRRIERDAALARRFQPVLVPEPDSGDALEILRGLRDRYEAHHQVRYTDEALAAAVELSNRYLTDRRLPDKAIDLMDQAGARVRLRARTKGTDVRALEREIEQLTRDKDQAVTGERYEQATRLRDRIGELRQRIDAGRDEARADDGQSLEIGAEDIAEVVSRQTGIPVSSLTQEERERLLGLAERLRRRVVGQDEAVDVVADAVLRSRAGLASPERPIGSFLFLGPTGAGKTELARALAEALFGSEDRMVRLDMSEYQERHTVSRLVGAPPGYVGHEEAGQLTETVRRHPYSLLLLDEVEKAHPDVFNLLLQVLDDGRLTDSQGRTVDFTNAVVVMTSNLGSDAIGRGGAGLGFSAGGTEAHEEDRRERILRPLREHFRPEFLNRIDEIVVFRRLGDDQLRRITDLLLEGTRLRLHARGVTIEFGEQAVDHLARHGHQPEYGARPLRRTIQREVDNPLSRLLLDGRLPSGSRVVAEVEDGRLAFRTTPPPVSKGAPGGAT from the coding sequence ATGAACAGCGGATTCCCGGGGCCCGAGGGCTACGGTCCGGACCCCTTCACTGAGTTCTTCGCCCGTTTCTTCGGCGGCCCGCGCCCGCAGCGGATCGAGATCGGCCGGCTGATGAGCGGCCAGGCCCGCCAACTGGTGGCCGACGCAGCGGCCTACGCGGCGCGGCACGGCAGCACCGACCTGGACACCCAGCATCTGCTGCGCGCCGCGCTGAGCGCCGAACCGACCCGAAGTCTGGTGGCCCGCGCGGGCGCCGACCCCGACGCGCTGGCCGGTGCGATCGACGAGCGGTCGGGCCCCGAGCGGCACAAACCCGGCCAGGGCCCCGCGCCCGCGTCGCTCGCGCTGACCCCGGCGGTCAAGCGCGCGCTGCTGGACGCGCACGAGCTGGCCCGGGTCACCGGCTCCGGCCACCTCGGCCCCGAACACGTCCTCAGCGCCCTCGCCGCCAACCCGGACTCGGCCGCCGGTCACATCCTCGGCGCCGCGCACCTGTCGGCCGGCGCGCTGCCGCCGGACGCGGCGGACCCGTCGGCACCGACGCCGCCCGTGGGCATCCCCCTGCCCGGGTTTCCGCGCTCCGACCTGCCGCGCCGCTCCGGCAGCGCCACCCCGACCCTCGACAAGTACGGCCGCGACCTGACCGACCTCGCCCTCCAGGGCCGTATCGACCCGGTCATCGGACGGGAGGCGGAGATCGAGCAGACCGTCGAGGTGCTCTCCCGGCGCGGCAAGAACAACCCGGTGCTGATCGGTGAAGCCGGCGTCGGCAAGACCGCGATCGTGGAGGGGCTGGCCCAGCGCATCGCCGACGGGGACGTGCCCGATGTGCTGGCCGGGCGCCGGGTGGTCGCCCTGGACCTGTCCGGTGTGGTCGCCGGGACCCGGTACCGCGGCGACTTCGAGGAGCGGCTCACCGACATCGTCGACGAGATCCGCGCGCACTCCGCCGAACTGGTCGTCTTCATCGACGAGTTGCACACGGTCGTGGGCGCCGGCTCCGGCGAGGGCAGCGCGCTGGACGCGGGCGACATCCTCAAACCGGCCCTGGCGCGCGGCGAGCTGAACATCGTCGGGGCGACGACGCTGGAGGAGTACCGGCGGATCGAGCGTGACGCGGCGCTGGCCCGCCGGTTCCAGCCGGTGCTGGTCCCGGAGCCCGACAGCGGTGACGCCCTGGAGATCCTGCGGGGGCTGCGCGACCGCTACGAGGCCCACCACCAGGTCCGCTACACCGACGAGGCGCTGGCGGCCGCCGTGGAGCTGTCCAACCGGTATCTCACCGACCGACGGCTGCCCGACAAGGCCATCGACCTGATGGACCAGGCCGGGGCCCGGGTCCGGCTGCGGGCGCGGACCAAGGGCACGGATGTACGAGCCCTGGAGCGGGAGATCGAGCAGCTGACCCGTGACAAGGACCAGGCGGTCACCGGTGAGCGGTACGAGCAGGCGACCCGGTTGCGGGACCGGATCGGGGAGTTGCGGCAGCGGATCGACGCGGGGCGCGACGAGGCGCGGGCCGACGACGGGCAGAGCCTGGAGATCGGTGCCGAGGACATCGCCGAGGTCGTCTCCCGGCAGACCGGCATCCCCGTCAGCAGCCTCACCCAGGAAGAGCGGGAACGGCTGCTGGGGCTCGCGGAGCGGCTGCGCCGCCGGGTCGTAGGACAGGACGAGGCGGTGGACGTGGTGGCGGACGCCGTGCTGCGCTCGCGCGCCGGGCTCGCCAGTCCCGAACGGCCGATCGGCAGCTTCCTGTTCCTGGGCCCGACCGGTGCCGGCAAGACGGAGCTGGCCCGGGCGCTCGCGGAGGCCCTCTTCGGCAGCGAGGACCGGATGGTGCGGCTCGACATGAGCGAGTACCAGGAACGGCACACGGTCAGCCGCCTGGTGGGCGCCCCGCCCGGCTACGTCGGCCACGAGGAGGCCGGTCAGCTGACCGAGACCGTACGACGCCACCCGTACTCGCTGCTGTTGCTGGACGAGGTGGAGAAGGCCCACCCGGACGTCTTCAACCTGCTGCTCCAGGTCCTCGACGACGGCCGGCTCACCGACTCCCAGGGCCGTACGGTCGACTTCACCAACGCCGTGGTCGTCATGACGAGCAACCTGGGCTCGGACGCCATCGGCCGGGGCGGGGCGGGGCTCGGTTTCTCGGCGGGCGGCACCGAGGCGCACGAGGAGGACCGGCGGGAGCGGATCCTGCGGCCGCTCCGGGAGCACTTCCGGCCCGAGTTCCTCAACCGTATCGACGAGATCGTCGTCTTCCGCCGGCTCGGCGACGACCAACTGCGGCGGATCACCGATCTGTTGCTGGAGGGGACGCGGCTGCGGCTGCACGCGCGGGGCGTCACGATCGAGTTCGGCGAGCAGGCCGTCGACCATCTCGCCCGCCACGGCCACCAGCCCGAGTACGGCGCCCGGCCGCTGCGCCGCACGATCCAGCGGGAGGTCGACAACCCGCTGTCGCGGCTGCTGCTCGACGGGCGGCTGCCGTCCGGCAGCCGGGTGGTGGCGGAGGTGGAGGACGGGCGGCTGGCATTCCGTACGACGCCGCCGCCCGTCTCCAAGGGCGCACCCGGGGGCGCTACCTGA
- a CDS encoding DUF6278 family protein: protein MNISFLGNWRKRRDPAFGVAVFTGGDGDDDGHEGLAELLSECELLRAQAALAGVELDDSAGSLEAIDQLVPRWRDDEETAAWLGNDAGLYLGTVVVRTVPGARWEIWPNGQPVVRLDSGREIDVVEAGQAWAASGAPELSQLYAEVAEQ from the coding sequence ATGAACATCTCTTTCCTGGGCAACTGGCGCAAGAGGCGTGACCCCGCGTTCGGGGTCGCGGTGTTCACCGGCGGCGACGGTGACGACGACGGTCACGAGGGCCTCGCCGAACTTCTCTCCGAATGCGAACTGCTGCGCGCGCAGGCGGCGCTGGCCGGCGTCGAACTCGACGACTCCGCAGGGTCGTTGGAGGCGATCGACCAACTCGTCCCGCGCTGGCGCGACGACGAGGAGACCGCGGCCTGGCTCGGGAACGACGCGGGTCTCTACCTGGGCACGGTCGTCGTCCGGACCGTCCCGGGCGCCCGCTGGGAGATCTGGCCCAACGGACAGCCCGTGGTGCGGCTGGACTCCGGACGTGAGATCGACGTGGTCGAGGCGGGCCAGGCGTGGGCCGCCAGCGGCGCACCGGAACTCTCCCAGCTCTACGCCGAGGTCGCCGAGCAGTGA